ATACCTTTGGCCGAAAAACTTATGTGTACGTTTATAATAGGTTTCGGCGACGGCGGCGAGGTGTATTTTGAAACGGTCAAAAGCGATGAAATCCCCGATTTTGACGATATAGGCGCGGAGCTTGAGATTAAAAGGACTGCAAAAGAAAAAAAAGAACTGTTGAAAGCCCTGAAACTTTGGTATTTAATTTACAAAACCGACGAAGGTGAAAATGTTAAAAAACGCCTTTTGGAAGGAAAAGACGTTTTGGCGGAGGAATGATATGGTTTTATTAATTGACGTTGGCAACACCGAAATAAGGATCGGCGTGCGCGATGACGACGGGCTTATAGGGAGCTGGAGAATGACTACCGACAGCCTTAAAACATCCGACGAACTCGGCGGAACAATATTGAGGTTCCTTAAATTTGACAATATTGACCCTAAGGGAATAAGAGGGGTTATAATTTGTTCTGTTGTGCCTAACATTATGTATTCCCTTACAAGAGGCATAAACAAATATTTTTCGACGGAACCTATTATAGTTACAAATGATTTCGACAGCGGCATCTGTCTTAACATGGCAAATCCCAAGGAACTGGGAGCCGACAGGCTCGCAAAGCTTGCCGCCGGGTTTGAAATATACGGCGGGCCGGTTATGGTAATAGATTACGGAACGGCCACGACCTTTGACGTCGTCGATGAAAAAGGCGTTTTTGTAACGGGGATTACGGCTCCCGGAGTTAATATATGCGCCGAGGCCCTTTTTACAAATACCGCCCAGCTTCCGAAAATTGAGATCAAAAGGCCGGGGAGCATATATTGCCGCGATATTGTAAGCTGTATACAGTCCGGGATATACTACGGCCATGTGGGTGAAGCCCGTTACATAATCGAAAATGTCAAAAAGGAACTTAATATGCCGGATATGAAGGTTGTGGCCACAGGCGGCATGGCGCGGGAAATAGGCAACGGCAACGGTATATTTGACGTTCTTGACCCGTTTTTGTCTTTTAAAGGCCTTTTTATACTTTATAAAAGGAACATTGATAATATAAGGAGGCGCGAGTATGCTGCTGGTCATTGACGTTGGGAATACGAACACCGTTTTCGGCCTTTTTGAGGGCGACGAAATTATTAAAACGTGGCGCATGAGTACGGAGCAGACGAAAACCTCCGATGAAATAGGGATAGTAATACGCTCGTTTTTTGAAAATGAAGAAAAGGATTTCCGCCAAATCGGCGGGGTTATAATAGGCTCTGTTGTGCCGAACATGATGTATTCCCTTACCCACAGCGTAAGGAAATATCTTAATACGGAGCCGATGATTGTAACGGCCGATTTGAAGCTGGATCTTGAAATAGTAAGGGACAACCCCAAAACGGCCGGCGTCGACAGGGTTATAGACCTTGTGGCGGCAAAAGAAATTTACGGCATGCCTTCAATCGTTATAGATTACGGCACGGCGAACACATTTGACGTTGTTAACGAAAAAGGCCAGTTTATAACGGGCTTTATAACCGCCGGAGTAAAAATATGCGCCGCCGCCCTAAACAGGAAAAGCGCGCAGCTTCCGGAAGTGGAGCTTGTAGCCCCGGAAAGCTTCGTAGCCAAAGACACGGTAAAAAGCCTTCAGGTAGGCGTTGTTGCGGGAAGAATAGGCGAAACGGTTGAAATTATTAAAACATTAAAGGAAAGCCTTAATATACCGCATGCCAAAGTTATAGCTACAGGCGGGCTTGCCCAGATTATAGATCCGAAAAACGAGATATTCGACGTTTACGATCCTATGCTGACCCTTAAAGGGCTTAAAATAATATACGATAAGAATAAATAAACGGGGGCCGATATGAAAATAGGCAGTTTAGAGCTTAAAAACAATGTGTTCCTTGCGCCTATGGCAGGGGTTACGGATATGCCTTTCAGGGTTATATGCAGCGAAATGGGATGCGGCCTTGTTTACAGCGAAATGGTCAGCGCAAAAGGGCTTATGTACGGCAGCAAGAATACGGAAAAGCTTTTGAGCGTGGATAAAAGGGAAAGGCCGATTGCAGTCCAGCTTTTCGGCAGTTCCCCTGAAATACTGGGGAAAATGGCAAAAAGCCTTGAGGACGCGCCTATTGACATTATAGACGTCAATATGGGATGCCCCGCGCCGAAAATCGTAAAAAACGGCGAAGGCAGCGCGCTGATGAAAACGCCCGCGCTTGTAGGGGAAATAGTGCGTTCCGTTGTTGAAAGCCAGAAAAAGCCCGTTACCGTAAAATTCAGAAAGGGTTTTGACGACGGCAGTATTAACGCCGTTGAAATTGCCGAAATTGCGGAGGCCAACGGAGCATCGGCGGTAGCCGTACACGGACGCACAAGGGAACAGTATTACAGCGGCAAAGCCGATTGGGATATTATAAAGGAAGTTAAAAAATCGGTTTCCATACCCGTTATAGGAAACGGCGACGTTTTTTCCCCTCAGGACGCCGAAAACCTTTTTGACTATACGGGATGCGACGCCGTAATGATCGGGCGCGGCGCACAGGGAAACCCGTGGATATTCAGGCGGATAACAAAATATCTTGAAACGGGCGAGATCCTTCCGCCTCCCGACGCCGGCGAGAGAATGGAGGTTGCCCTGCGCCATTTAAAAATGCTTGTGGATTTTAAGGGCGAATATATCGGCGTAAGGGAAATGCGCCGCCATCTTTCGGACTATACTAAGGGGATGGCGGGCGCAGCTCAAATGCGAGGGAAAATAAATTCAGCCTCAACGCTTGCCGAAATGGAAGAATATATAAAAAGCATATTTTCTTTATAGACACAGCGTGCGGAAATTTTATAAGCTCCAATCCGAAACGCTGAAAAATACGGACAAGTTAGGAACCCCCGATCGCCCAAAACGGCGTTAGGGGGTTCTTACGGTTTTGAGAACGGCGGGCAGTTTCGGTTTACAATGGCGCACACGCCCCGCAATGAAAAATTTTCCGCATTTCCGCGTGGTATAAGCTTGCCGCAGGAACCGCAGCGTCGGCGGGTATGCGCCTTGAACTGCAAAAAAATTTTTCCTGTGAGGGCAAAGAGTTTTAACGAAGGTCGGTGACGTAAGAACGGGGCAAAGACGAAACCTATGTTAGGAGCCTTTAAGACATCTATTGAGCCGCTAACGCCTGTTAAACCAGCGCGAACTTTTAAACTGAAGCTAAGTATTGGGAAAACAGCGGGAATAAAAGAAGCGGCAGAGTGAGGGTTAATCTGAACGTCCGAAAAAAATGGAGCGAAATCGGAATGAGCCCGCCGGGAATATGAACAAAATGCCATTAATAAAAAAGCGCGTCAAAAAAATACAACGGAAGAAACGATGCGCCTGGCCGTTTCGGCAGGGGAATCCCCGGCATACGGATGCGGCAACGGAAATATTGCCGACGATTTATATAATAAGGAAGAAAACGCGGCATAAATACATAACGCCGGCGCAAAAAAAGCGCGGCGCCGAAAGATATACGTCATTTCGGCCGAGCCGAAAAGGATTTTGCCAGAAATCACATAAAAAGATATTGAAAATACAAAGGCTTTGGTATATAATGTCAAAAGTGTCCTTAAAACGGGATGAGCGGGGTGAAAAAATGCTCTGAAAACGGCCGCCCGTGTTACGGGAATGTTAGCGGACAAACGTAAAACCGCCGTTTCAGGCCTCTAATGTTACGAATATTTCTCGAATATTACAGTAACATTACACTTACCCCAAATCTGTTGACGGTTCCGAGGCGGGATGCTATAATTCATTTTGTAATCAGGAAACGCAAGCCAAGGTTCCTGAGAAAAAATTAAATCCTAAAAAATTAAAGGGGGAAGAAACAACATGAAAAAGAAATTGGCTTTATTGTTGTCAGCAGTAATGGTTATTGGCTCGCTTCCAATGACAGCTTTCGCTGCTTCAACAAATACAATCAACAGGATTGTAACAGGCACAACAGATTCGCTTTACCGTATTACACCTGATACATCTAAAGGTGAATCACAGGCTCCGGTTTTAAATTTTGCAGAGAAAGATCTTGACAGATTGCCATCAAGCACAACTCGCGTAACATTCAAGGCTACGCTTGAAAACACAGAATGGAATATCTATGGCACTGACGACAAGGAAGTTCCTACAGGTAAGGAAGTAGCCCTTCCAGCAGGATACGGCACTGACGCGGTTGTAACTGTATTGTCAGATACACAGGCTATCTTTACACTTCCTGTAGTAAGCAATGAAGTAAACCTTCCGCTTGAAGTTGAACTTACAGACGAAGGCGACGGTAAAGTAACAATCGATCCGCTTGACTCAGTTCTTACAGCAGGAACATACAGGTTCGCTAACATCGTTGGTGGCAACACATCAACAACAGTTGCTGATACAGTAAACATTGTTGAAGGCGGTACGGCAATCAAAACAATCACAATCACAGAAGCTGCTGCAGGTTCATTAGAAGCAACAAGGGAAAACTCACCTCTTAAGATCAAACTTACAAGCGGTTTCGAGTTCAAGAAAAACACGCCTGTAGTTGCTATCTATGACGAAGCTGATTTTAAAGCATCTGCAAACCTTCCTAGCGGCACAGCTGCAGTTGACGGCGCAAGCATGGTTAACTACAAATACAGCGACGACGGACAGGAACTTTACCTCTACTTTGATTTCCAGAATGCTAAAGGCACAACAAAAGCCGCTACATTCTCAATCTCAGGCCTTGAAGTTAAATATGACGACGACGATGTAAATATCGACGACGTTTGCGAAATCACAGTTTCAGGCGCTAATACAGACAAACAGTCAGTAGAAATCGGTAAAGCTACAACATACGGCGTATCATGGGAAGCTGAAAACAAAACTCTTCCAATCCTCTACTCAGGCCGCGCTGACGAAGATGTTGACACATTAGAAGTAACTCTTAAAGAAGTTATCGGCGACAGCTGGTTAGTAGGCAGGAAAACAACTATTACTTTCCCAGAAGGCGTTAAAGTAATGGACGTTGACGTTAACAAAACAGAAAACTTCTCAACAAAACCTGATTTCAACATTGAGGACAACGTAATCACAATCGAAAACGGCGTTCTTGAATTAGACGGCAACTCAACAAACAAACACAAAAAAGGCAAAATCGAAATGAGCTACACATTATCAGTTGCTCCTGACTTTACAGGCGACATCGTAGCTACACTCGGCGGCGCTGGCGTTGAAGACGATATGGAAGTTAAAGTTGCTACAGCAGTTGCTCCTGTAACAGTAGAAGCTGAAACAAACGCAGTATCTATCGACTATAGGAACGTAGCAGTAAGCGACATCCTTATCAAAGAAGCATATGCCGGAGCTCTTGAAAAAGACAAAACACTCCAGCTTGAATTAGACAAGATTGCTTTCGATAAAGAACCTAAAGTAGAAGTTGTTGAAGGCGACCTTAAGATCGATGATGTTGAAAAAGACGGAAACGCTATTCAGATCAAGATCAAAAATGCTTCAAGCAAAACAGCATCAACAATCAAACTTTCAGATGTTAACCTTTACCTTGAAAGGGATCTCCCAGCAGGTAAATACCCACTTAAATTAACAGCTTACCAGACATTCGATAAAGACGGCGCAACAGATCCAAATATGGATTACGGCTCAGGTATCGACGGTACAGAAGCTAACAAGAGACATACAGGCGATGATGCAGAAACAACAGACGCATACTTCCAGACATCAATCACAAAAGGTGACAAAGACAAAGGCACAATCTACTTCGACAAGAGAAGCGTAACAGTTCTTGACGACTATGTAGAAGTTGTAACAGCAGGACGTGACCAGGACGACTCAACATTCACAACAAAGATCGTTATCCAGGTTGGCGCTAACACAATGACAGCTGGTAAAGAAACAATCAATCTTGATGTACCTGCTTACATCAAAGACGGTTACACAATGATGCCAGTTCGTGCCGTAACAGAAGCTTTATCAAACGTAGCAATCGTTAAATGGGATGACCCAAGCCACACAGTAACAATCACATTCGGTTCAAGGATCGTTAAGATGACTGTTGGTTCAGATGTAATGCAGATCAACGGCGTTGATATCAACATGTCAACACCATGCGAAATCACTGACAGCAGGGCATTCATTCCATTAAGGGATCTTGGTTATGCTCTCGGCTTAAACGACAGCAAGATCAACTGGGATGACGCTACAAAGACAGCTACATTAAACTAATTTAAAACTGGATTAAGTTAAATATAGCTGATAACCTTAACAGCAGGTTATGGGGTGAGGACTAAGTCCTCACCCTTTTTTTGCATATTTGAAAATATTATGCAAGGCGGGGGATTTTGATAGTAGGCCGAAGTTGCCTATACCGAGCGTAGGAAAATAAGGCAGATTATCCTGAATATATGGCTTGCTAAAGCATGTGCATTATTGCGCCGGATATTTTATGAATAAACGCGGGGATATTTAATGTACAGCCTCGAGATAAAACTAAGTTAAAACACCGCAAACAGTGTATACTGCATATATGGAAAACCACAGATAAGACGTCATGTTTAAAAATAGTTTATGATGCATACAAATTGTTGGCAAATCCGATGATATAAACCATTTGGCAGGTCACATGAAATTACGGATAAAACAGGCGATATAAGCGATATGCGAGACAATTGGAAATTACGAATAAAACAGGCGATATAAGCGATATGGCAGGCCGCAGGAAATTGCAGGTGAAACAGGCTGCATAAACAATAAGTAAGCCTTTTGGAATTGCCGGATAGAATACCTGTGGCGCAGCAAATAAAACTTTGCCTGAAAGCGCACCTACAACAGTTCCTTTAAGCCATATGCAAATAAAATTTGAAGGCGCATACTCACGCTTGAATGATAAGAAGCCGCAATATTCGGCTAATTATATGTATTGACGCCGACGCTTAAACGGAATTAATTTTTCCTGCATAAAAATTACTTACAATGTAAAAACTTGCATTGGGGTGATTTTTATGCAGGAACTTTTTTATTCTTTAGATCAAAATATAGCGCATTTAAAAGATGTGTTTAAAAACTGCGACGACATTGTATTCAGGGAATTTTATGCCAACGGATACCGATGCTATATGATATATACCGACAATATTGTCGACGGCGGCACGATAGAAGAAGCCGTGCTGACAAATTTAATGGTGCGCGGACACAGCGAAAACAGCATAACCAAACTTCAGCTAAATACAATCGGAGTAGGCGAAGTAAGCGAAGCAAAGGATTTTCAAACCATTATAGACGCCGTACTTATAGGAGATACAATCCTTCTGGGCGACGGAGAAAACATTGCGGTACAGGTTTCAACAAAAGGCTGGCCTTCCAGGGGAGTCCCTTCGGCGGAAACGGAAGTAACTCTGTTGGGGCCGAAAGACAGCTTCTGCGAACAGGGAAGCCTTAATACCGTACTTGTGCGCCGCCGTATAAGGGACCCTAAATTGAAGGTGCGCCGAAGTAAAATAGGCCGCCGAAGCAAAACGGATATAGCCGTTTTGTATATGGAAGATATCGTACGCGACGAAATACTTGATGAAACGCTCAAACGACTGGAAAAAGTAGACGTCGACGCTATAATTGACAGCGGTTATTTACAGCAGTTTATTGAAGAGAGCTTTATGTCGCCTTTCCCTCAAATGCAGCTTACGGAACGCCCGGACAAAACGGCCGCCGCGATATATGAAGGCAGGATTGCCGTGATAGTAGACAACACGCCTTTCGTAATATTAGTGCCGGCAACGCTGAACGTATTTTTCCAATCTGCCGACGATTATTATGAACGCTGGCAGATAAGCAGTTTCCTAAGGTTTATGCGTTTTGCGGCGGCTTTTTTTGCCGCATGCATACCGGCAATGTATATTGCTCTGGTTGTTTTCCACCCAAACCTTATACCGACGCCGCTTGCGCTTAAAATAGCCGGGAGCCGGGCGGCTGTGCCGTTTCCGACAATAATCGAAGTTTTAATCATGGAACTGGCTTTTGAATTACTGCGTGAAGCCGGAATACGCCTGCCTTCGCCGGCAGGCGGCACAATCGGCATTGTGGGAGGCAT
The DNA window shown above is from Anaerotignum faecicola and carries:
- a CDS encoding DUF6145 family protein; its protein translation is MDKTVLAAASFDKEKYYINSEYSALPESIKQEIKEICIPLAEKLMCTFIIGFGDGGEVYFETVKSDEIPDFDDIGAELEIKRTAKEKKELLKALKLWYLIYKTDEGENVKKRLLEGKDVLAEE
- a CDS encoding type III pantothenate kinase; amino-acid sequence: MVLLIDVGNTEIRIGVRDDDGLIGSWRMTTDSLKTSDELGGTILRFLKFDNIDPKGIRGVIICSVVPNIMYSLTRGINKYFSTEPIIVTNDFDSGICLNMANPKELGADRLAKLAAGFEIYGGPVMVIDYGTATTFDVVDEKGVFVTGITAPGVNICAEALFTNTAQLPKIEIKRPGSIYCRDIVSCIQSGIYYGHVGEARYIIENVKKELNMPDMKVVATGGMAREIGNGNGIFDVLDPFLSFKGLFILYKRNIDNIRRREYAAGH
- a CDS encoding type III pantothenate kinase, yielding MLLVIDVGNTNTVFGLFEGDEIIKTWRMSTEQTKTSDEIGIVIRSFFENEEKDFRQIGGVIIGSVVPNMMYSLTHSVRKYLNTEPMIVTADLKLDLEIVRDNPKTAGVDRVIDLVAAKEIYGMPSIVIDYGTANTFDVVNEKGQFITGFITAGVKICAAALNRKSAQLPEVELVAPESFVAKDTVKSLQVGVVAGRIGETVEIIKTLKESLNIPHAKVIATGGLAQIIDPKNEIFDVYDPMLTLKGLKIIYDKNK
- the dusB gene encoding tRNA dihydrouridine synthase DusB; the protein is MKIGSLELKNNVFLAPMAGVTDMPFRVICSEMGCGLVYSEMVSAKGLMYGSKNTEKLLSVDKRERPIAVQLFGSSPEILGKMAKSLEDAPIDIIDVNMGCPAPKIVKNGEGSALMKTPALVGEIVRSVVESQKKPVTVKFRKGFDDGSINAVEIAEIAEANGASAVAVHGRTREQYYSGKADWDIIKEVKKSVSIPVIGNGDVFSPQDAENLFDYTGCDAVMIGRGAQGNPWIFRRITKYLETGEILPPPDAGERMEVALRHLKMLVDFKGEYIGVREMRRHLSDYTKGMAGAAQMRGKINSASTLAEMEEYIKSIFSL
- a CDS encoding copper amine oxidase N-terminal domain-containing protein translates to MKKKLALLLSAVMVIGSLPMTAFAASTNTINRIVTGTTDSLYRITPDTSKGESQAPVLNFAEKDLDRLPSSTTRVTFKATLENTEWNIYGTDDKEVPTGKEVALPAGYGTDAVVTVLSDTQAIFTLPVVSNEVNLPLEVELTDEGDGKVTIDPLDSVLTAGTYRFANIVGGNTSTTVADTVNIVEGGTAIKTITITEAAAGSLEATRENSPLKIKLTSGFEFKKNTPVVAIYDEADFKASANLPSGTAAVDGASMVNYKYSDDGQELYLYFDFQNAKGTTKAATFSISGLEVKYDDDDVNIDDVCEITVSGANTDKQSVEIGKATTYGVSWEAENKTLPILYSGRADEDVDTLEVTLKEVIGDSWLVGRKTTITFPEGVKVMDVDVNKTENFSTKPDFNIEDNVITIENGVLELDGNSTNKHKKGKIEMSYTLSVAPDFTGDIVATLGGAGVEDDMEVKVATAVAPVTVEAETNAVSIDYRNVAVSDILIKEAYAGALEKDKTLQLELDKIAFDKEPKVEVVEGDLKIDDVEKDGNAIQIKIKNASSKTASTIKLSDVNLYLERDLPAGKYPLKLTAYQTFDKDGATDPNMDYGSGIDGTEANKRHTGDDAETTDAYFQTSITKGDKDKGTIYFDKRSVTVLDDYVEVVTAGRDQDDSTFTTKIVIQVGANTMTAGKETINLDVPAYIKDGYTMMPVRAVTEALSNVAIVKWDDPSHTVTITFGSRIVKMTVGSDVMQINGVDINMSTPCEITDSRAFIPLRDLGYALGLNDSKINWDDATKTATLN
- a CDS encoding spore germination protein, producing the protein MQELFYSLDQNIAHLKDVFKNCDDIVFREFYANGYRCYMIYTDNIVDGGTIEEAVLTNLMVRGHSENSITKLQLNTIGVGEVSEAKDFQTIIDAVLIGDTILLGDGENIAVQVSTKGWPSRGVPSAETEVTLLGPKDSFCEQGSLNTVLVRRRIRDPKLKVRRSKIGRRSKTDIAVLYMEDIVRDEILDETLKRLEKVDVDAIIDSGYLQQFIEESFMSPFPQMQLTERPDKTAAAIYEGRIAVIVDNTPFVILVPATLNVFFQSADDYYERWQISSFLRFMRFAAAFFAACIPAMYIALVVFHPNLIPTPLALKIAGSRAAVPFPTIIEVLIMELAFELLREAGIRLPSPAGGTIGIVGGIIIGQAAVDAGIVGASVVIISALTGICSFAIPNVAMVNSIRVVKYLLIVLAACFGLYGFWIGVILVLVHLSSLESFGIPYLFPFCGGSVNDFTDFKDSLIRLPLIFMRKRPIFANKGQTIRMKKEGKNGNKKS